The following are encoded in a window of Plasmodium vivax chromosome 10, whole genome shotgun sequence genomic DNA:
- a CDS encoding hypothetical protein, conserved (encoded by transcript PVX_097870A) produces the protein MGAIPSGVHSGVGLAAYRQARRGFARRVAAGLKPSSLRVRSDKSNFNDIISRYFPNAKLRRGPSRRSDGPSNHSAGEKYFLSAKMKRKAGLSGGNKGVDFAAVEAGGGASLPVSGLTDCKATPASEDAATDADIATAAATAAATAGRTEPMEISKEDHQIQKYKNKLHKRIWICLKRNNEKEFERLHSELSRYHLKDEVSYSILLHGRLIISKGGEIKECFKLLDEMKQNKVHHSLVRLNERLLCSYYELTKLNAKPSNKQWVKILRTVWFTSALIKARRQKFVLRNLSQIGKMKGDGNSALLSNFNKVFNIHSLKSLYVGGGDPLLGGGAR, from the coding sequence ATGGGTGCCATCCCAAGCGGCGTGCACAGCGGGGTGGGCCTGGCGGCCTACAGGCAGGCGCGGCGGGGCTTCGCCAGGAGGGTGGCAGCGGGGCTGAAGCCGTCGTCCCTCAGAGTGCGAAGTGACAAGTCGAATTTCAACGACATAATAAGTAGGTACTTCCCGAATGCGAAGCTGCGAAGGGGTCCAAGCAGGCGTAGCGACGGCCCAAGCAACCACAGCGCAGGGGAGAAGTACTTCTTGtccgcaaaaatgaaaagaaaggcGGGCTTAAGCGGCGGTAATAAGGGTGTCGACTTCGCTGCGGTGGAAGCGGGAGGGGGGGCCTCCCTCCCGGTGAGCGGCCTCACAGATTGTAAGGCAACCCCGGCGTCTGAAGATGCAGCCACGGACGCAGACATAGCCACCGCCGCAGCCACCGCCGCAGCCACCGCGGGAAGGACAGAGCCGATGGAAATTTCGAAGGAGGACCACCAAATacaaaagtacaaaaataagCTGCACAAGAGAATCTGGATTTGCCTTAAGCGGAACAACGAAAAGGAATTTGAGAGACTGCACAGCGAGCTGAGCAGGTACCACCTAAAGGATGAAGTGTCCTACTCGATTTTGCTGCATGGGAGGCTCATCatttccaaagggggggagataaAGGAGTGCTTCAAACTGCTCGACGAAATGAAGCAAAACAAGGTGCACCACTCATTAGTACGCTTAAACGAACGGCTGCTGTGCAGCTACTACGAATTGACAAAGTTAAATGCGAAGCCGAGCAACAAGCAGTGGGTCAAAATATTGAGGACCGTTTGGTTCACCTCTGCTTTGATTAAGGCGAGGAGGCAGAAGTTCGTTCTGCGGAATTTGTCCCAAATTGGGAAGATGAAAGGGGATGGCAACTCTGCTTTGCTCAGCAACTTTAACAAGGTGTTTAATATCCACAGTTTGAAGTCGCTGTACGTGGGGGGCGGGGACCCcctcctcggggggggggcccgatag
- a CDS encoding transcription initiation factor TFiid, TATA-binding protein, putative (encoded by transcript PVX_097865A) — MDDFASCDIGDPSALLRDDDASEKSMKQFLQENEIMQKYHEGGNSNGTQSDADEVSSAKQAKNTLVHQNIRVKIHNIIASANLCVDIDLRLVAISIRNAEYNPSKINTLIVRLNKPKCTALIFKNGRIMLTGTKTKADAIYGCKKIGKIIKLVTNESVKLEGFNIENIIASADCNMPVRLEMLAHDHKEYCNYEPELFAGLVYRYKPTSKLKSVILIFVSGKIIITGCKSVQKLYTVFDDIYNVLLQYRS; from the coding sequence ggacgACTTCGCCAGTTGCGACATTGGGGACCCGAGCGCGCTCCTGCGGGATGACGACGCCAGCGAGAAAAGCATGAAGCAATTTTTGCAAGAAAACGAAATTATGCAAAAGTACCACGAGGGAGGAAATTCAAATGGAACGCAATCAGACGCAGACGAAGTGTCATCTGCCAAGCAGGCCAAGAATACACTGGTGCATCAAAACATTCGCGTGAAAATACACAACATAATAGCCTCAGCCAATCTCTGCGTAGATATAGACCTTCGTCTAGTAGCCATATCAATACGAAATGCAGAATACAACCCAAGCAAAATTAACACGTTGATTGTGAGGCTGAATAAGCCCAAGTGCACCgctctcatttttaaaaatgggaggATTATGTTAACTGGCACGAAGACCAAAGCGGATGCGATTTATggctgcaaaaaaattggaaaaataattaagctTGTAACAAATGAGAGTGTAAAACTGGAAGGATTTAACATAGAAAATATCATCGCTAGTGCTGATTGTAATATGCCTGTACGATTGGAGATGCTGGCGCATGACCACAAGGAGTACTGCAATTACGAGCCGGAGCTGTTTGCTGGGCTCGTCTACAGGTATAAGCCAACGTCCAAGCTGAAATCGGTCATTTTGATTTTCGTCTCCGGCAAGATTATCATCACGGGGTGCAAGTCGGTGCAGAAGCTTTACACAGTGTTTGATGATATTTACAATGTGCTCCTTCAGTATAGGAGTTGA